GCAGAATTTTCAAAATAGAGAAAACAGAGAAAATGGAGGAAGAAACTTCCAAAATCGAGACAACCGAAATAGAGAAGATAGAAACAAAGACGGATTTAGACGAGAAGGAAGAGATAATTTCAGAAAAGATAATAGAAACTTTAACAGAGATGGAAATTTTCAATCAAGAGATGGCCGTGATAACCGAAGCTTCCAAAATAAAGATAATCAAGATAATAGGGAAAATGGAGGAAGAAACTTCCAAAATCGAGACAACCGAAATAGAGAAGATAGAAATAAAGACGGATTTAGACGAGAAGGAAGAGACAGCTTCAGAAAAGATAACCGAGGCTTTAATAGAGATGGAAATACTCAATCAAGAGATGGCCGTGATAACCGAAGTTTCCAAAATCGAGATAGAGATAATCAAAGTGGTTCAAGAAACTTTAGAGATAGACAGGACAATAGAGGATTTTCTGATAAAGGCGGATTTAATAAGGACAGAGATGACTTTAGAAGAGACAGCCGAAGTTTTTCTAATGCTAAAAAGGAGCCAGCATCTGAAATTCCTGCAGCAACAGTAGCCGAAAAAGGGAAAGCTGGTGGAAAAGGAAAAGGAAAATTTGAGAAGAAAAAATACGAAAAAAACAGAAGAGACAGAGAACATCAAGAAAAAGAACTTCGTTCAGACTTTAGAAAAGATGACAAAAAGAAAAAGAAAAACAAGAAACAGGAAAAAGTTGTCAAGGATGAAATTGTTAGAATTGAAGGAGAGAGCATAGGAATGATAACAATTGGAGAAGAAATTGTTATTAAAGATTTAGCTGAAAAACTAGGAATCAATGTTTCTGATATAATTAAAAAATTCTTTATGGAAGGAAAACTTCTTACTGCAAATGCAATTTTATCATTTGAAGAAGCCGAAGAAGTGGCTCTTGAATATGAAGTAATTGTAGAAAAAGAAGTAGTTGAAGAAGTTAGTTATGGTGAAAAATATCATCTTGAGCAGGAAGATACAGATGAAGAACTTGTAACAAGAGCACCTGTTATTACAATAATGGGACACGTTGACCACGGTAAGACATCGTTATTAGATGCACTTAGACACACAAATGTAATGGGTGATGAAGCTGGAGGAATCACGCAAAAAATAGGGGCTTATCAAGTAAATTGGAAAGGTCAAAGAATTACATTTATTGATACTCCAGGACATGAGGCGTTTACTGAAATGAGGGCAAGAGGAGCGAATATTACAGATATTTCAATTCTAATTGTAGCAGCTGATGATGGGGTAAAACCCCAAACTGTAGAGGCAATTTCTCATGCTAAGGAAGCAGGAGTCCCAATAATCGTTGCAATTAACAAAATTGATAAGCCAGGTGCAGATCCTATGAAGGTTAGAACTGAATTGACTGAATATGGACTGATGTCACCTGAATGGGGAGGAACTACTGAATTTGTTGAAATTTCTGCAAAACAGAAAATTAATTTAGAAGAACTTCTTGAAACAATACTAATTACAGCGGAACTTGAAGAATTAAAGGCCAATCCAAACAAACGTCCTAAAGCAGTTGTAGTAGAGTCAAGACTGGATCCAAAAATGGGAGCAGTTGCCGATGTGCTTGTGCAGGAAGGGACACTTAAAATTGGAGATGTGTTCGTAGCAGGGGAAGCTCATGGTAGAGTCCGTTCAATGCTTGATGACAGAGGTAAAAAAATAAATAAAGCCATTGTTTCACAGCCAGTAGAAATTACAGGATTTAATGTTGTGCCAAATGCAGGTGATGTTTTATACGGTGTAGAAAGCGATAAGCAAGCTAAAAAAATTGTAGAAGACTTTATTAGAGAGAAAAAAGTAAACGAGCAGAATAAGAAAAAACATATTTCACTAGAAAGTTTGTCTCAAGAATTAGAAGAACAAGAATTAAAAGAATTGAAATGTATTATAAGAGCCGACTCAAAAGGGTCTGTTGAAGCATTAAGAGAATCACTTGAAAAACTTAATACTGAAAAAGTTGTAATTAACGTAATTCAAGGAAGTGCAGGAGCTGTAACTGAAGGAGACGTAAAACTTGCAGAAGCATCAAATGCGATTATAATTGCATTTAATGTACGTCCAACAACACCAGCTAGAATCATTTCTGAAAAAATTGGAGTAGAAATTAGAAACTATAACGTAATCTACCATGCAACTGAAGAAATTGAGAAAGCAATGAAAGGAATGCTTGATCCTGAATTTAAAGAAGTTTACTATGGAAGAATAGAAGTTAAGCAAGTGTTTAAAGTATCAAATGTTGGAAATATTGCTGGAGCAATCGTTGTTGATGGAAAAGTTACAAAAGATTCAAAAATTCGTGTAATTCGTGATGGAATTATCATTTTTGATGGTGAATTAGGTTCATTGAAACGATTTAAAGATGATGTTAAAGAAGTTGTAATGGGACAAGAATGTGGAATTGGTATTCAAGACTTTAATGATATTAAAGCTGGAGATATTATTGAATCGTACATTATGGAAGAAATCCCAAGATAACGGATAGATAGGTGATAATTGTATGAATGATAGAAGAAAAAGAGGACTGGAAAAGGAAATATCAAGAATTATCGGAATGACACTTTTAACAGAAATAAAAAATGACAAAATAAAAAATCTTGTATCAATTCACAAGGTTGAGCTGACAAAAGATGGACGATACCTTGATTTAACATTTTCGGTACTAGATTTGAAAGATAAGGTAAATAAAGAAAAAATCGCCGAAGATTTGAATAAGTTAAAAGGTTTTTTTAGAAAAAAAATAGGTTCACAGCTGTCGATAAGATTTGTTCCAGAAGTGAGAATTCATTTGGATGACAGCGTTGAATATGGAGTAAAAATTGCTTCGATATTGAACGAAATAAAAAAGGATGATCACAATATCGAATAAAACATGGGTCTGCTTTAAAAATATAGAACTAGTTTGATTTTGAAGCAGTCCTTCAACTAAACAAAAAAGGAAGCGATTAATCTTGTAATGAAATGGGAATTAAAAAGCTATAATGAAGATTATTTGACAACAAAAAGTTCTGAATTTGGTGAAAGCAGATTAATTTCAAGGCTGCTTTTGAATCGAGGAATTGACACAAAGGAAAAAGTTTCTAAGTTTTTAAATTCAGATAAAAAAGATATTCATAATCCATTTTTATTTGAAAATATGGAAAAAGTCGTAGAAAGAATAAAAAAAGCTGGGAAAAATAAAGAAAAAATTGTAATTTATGGAGATTATGACGTTGATGGTATATCTGGAGTAGCATATCTAGTAATAATGCTACGAAAATTGGGACTTAATGTTGATTATTATATTCCAAATCGTGTTCACGAAGGGATAGGTATAAATAAAAACCTTTTAAATTTTTTGAAAAAACGGGATGCAAAATTATTTATAACAGTTGATATTTCAATAAATAACCATGAAGAGATATTAATGTTAAAAAATAGCGGTATCGATATAATTATAACAGATCATCATAGGCAGATTGGAGTTCTGGAAGATAAGAATCAGGAAAAAGAATTGGGGATTCTTACAATAAATCCAAAGACTAGTAAAACTTATCCAAATAAATCTCTGTCAGGTTCAGGAGTTGCCTTTAAACTTGCTGACGCTATTTATGAAAGATATGATGCAAATAAAAAAATACTGTATGATTATATGGATATTATAATGATTGGAACAGTTGCAGATGTAGTACCAATGACTGATGAAAACAGGTTTATCATAAAAAAAGGACTAAATAATTTAAAAAAAACCAAAATAAAAGGTTTAAAGTATATTATTAACTATTTGAAGATAAATCCTAGAAATATAACAACTAGCGATATTGGATTTTTTATTGCACCAATTTTTAATGCACTTGGAAGAATTGATAATTCAAAAATTGTTGTAAATTTCTTTATTCAGGAAGATGATTTTAAACTTTTCTCGATTATTGAGGAAATGAAGCGAGCTAATAAAATCAGACGTTATTTGGAAAATGAGATTTATAATGAGCTGGAAGAAAAAATACAGCGTCTAGAACGTCCCAAATATATTTTTATGAAAAGCAGAAAATGGCATTCTGGCGTAATTGGGGTAGTCTGCTCAAGAATCTCAATAAAATATAATATTCCAGTAATTCTTATTTCAATAAAAAATGGATATGGAAAGGCATCATGCAGAAGTATTGAAGGAATTAACAT
The nucleotide sequence above comes from Leptotrichia hongkongensis. Encoded proteins:
- the infB gene encoding translation initiation factor IF-2, coding for MKVHELAKENGFTATKFMEEIRKFGVDKKHHMNVLSDEEVSLIRKKLQKGVQNNQNNGKTENLNKKEIKSNENIAKTVNSHSDNQKNNSIEHNKINEQENINKNYEKSKQPLEKDIKLNAENKSDNSNKNNLNNVKDLDNNKNHKFDKKENKKKMEMKVNLSSQSNKMNEVNKDKQNFQNRENRENGGRNFQNRDNRNREDRNKDGFRREGRDNFRKDNRNFNRDGNFQSRDGRDNRSFQNKDNQDNRENGGRNFQNRDNRNREDRNKDGFRREGRDSFRKDNRGFNRDGNTQSRDGRDNRSFQNRDRDNQSGSRNFRDRQDNRGFSDKGGFNKDRDDFRRDSRSFSNAKKEPASEIPAATVAEKGKAGGKGKGKFEKKKYEKNRRDREHQEKELRSDFRKDDKKKKKNKKQEKVVKDEIVRIEGESIGMITIGEEIVIKDLAEKLGINVSDIIKKFFMEGKLLTANAILSFEEAEEVALEYEVIVEKEVVEEVSYGEKYHLEQEDTDEELVTRAPVITIMGHVDHGKTSLLDALRHTNVMGDEAGGITQKIGAYQVNWKGQRITFIDTPGHEAFTEMRARGANITDISILIVAADDGVKPQTVEAISHAKEAGVPIIVAINKIDKPGADPMKVRTELTEYGLMSPEWGGTTEFVEISAKQKINLEELLETILITAELEELKANPNKRPKAVVVESRLDPKMGAVADVLVQEGTLKIGDVFVAGEAHGRVRSMLDDRGKKINKAIVSQPVEITGFNVVPNAGDVLYGVESDKQAKKIVEDFIREKKVNEQNKKKHISLESLSQELEEQELKELKCIIRADSKGSVEALRESLEKLNTEKVVINVIQGSAGAVTEGDVKLAEASNAIIIAFNVRPTTPARIISEKIGVEIRNYNVIYHATEEIEKAMKGMLDPEFKEVYYGRIEVKQVFKVSNVGNIAGAIVVDGKVTKDSKIRVIRDGIIIFDGELGSLKRFKDDVKEVVMGQECGIGIQDFNDIKAGDIIESYIMEEIPR
- the rbfA gene encoding 30S ribosome-binding factor RbfA — its product is MNDRRKRGLEKEISRIIGMTLLTEIKNDKIKNLVSIHKVELTKDGRYLDLTFSVLDLKDKVNKEKIAEDLNKLKGFFRKKIGSQLSIRFVPEVRIHLDDSVEYGVKIASILNEIKKDDHNIE
- the recJ gene encoding single-stranded-DNA-specific exonuclease RecJ, which encodes MKWELKSYNEDYLTTKSSEFGESRLISRLLLNRGIDTKEKVSKFLNSDKKDIHNPFLFENMEKVVERIKKAGKNKEKIVIYGDYDVDGISGVAYLVIMLRKLGLNVDYYIPNRVHEGIGINKNLLNFLKKRDAKLFITVDISINNHEEILMLKNSGIDIIITDHHRQIGVLEDKNQEKELGILTINPKTSKTYPNKSLSGSGVAFKLADAIYERYDANKKILYDYMDIIMIGTVADVVPMTDENRFIIKKGLNNLKKTKIKGLKYIINYLKINPRNITTSDIGFFIAPIFNALGRIDNSKIVVNFFIQEDDFKLFSIIEEMKRANKIRRYLENEIYNELEEKIQRLERPKYIFMKSRKWHSGVIGVVCSRISIKYNIPVILISIKNGYGKASCRSIEGINIFDILKSVSNKLERFGGHDLAAGFLVSEKYLGEIEKHLRQRLARKNRENVQKTLYVDAWLNIEYLNKRKLHEINRLSPFGLDNQEPNFMDSDINFLNLTRFGINNRHFKGFVRKNNRIISVIGYNLGHKLKANNFYKKKFKIVYTPIFKSGHSDLFIELKIKDFK